In Crinalium epipsammum PCC 9333, the following are encoded in one genomic region:
- a CDS encoding cation:proton antiporter domain-containing protein has protein sequence MQEDFRLIVDLVSVLVAAASGGLLAGLLRQPPLLGYIIGGMVVGPAGLGLIKEVVQIETLAQFGAAFLLFALGVEFSFAELKKVQKISLGGGGLQIVLTILVTTLVSLGIGWVKSPAQGVFLGAILSLSSTAVVLKCLMERNETATPHGQVMLGILVVQDLALGLMLAVLPALDQPPEAIGMAIGQALLRIGLFAAGAVAVGIWLIPRLLRLLAKTESRELFLLGVVTLCLCIALLTEQMGLSIEMGAFVAGLMISEVEYADQTLTYVEPLRDVFAALFFASVGMLIDPVFLWNNWELILGLVFLVFVGKFLIITPLVKLFNYPLKTALIVGLGLAQIGEFSFVLASEGQVLGLVSRRVYLLLVGTTAVTLILTPFVLQVIPQLFNWLETVPIFKPYFNSMELPLEVAIDIPVQNHVVVCGYGRIGRNLVRLLNEHNSQIVVIDQSEAAIQKLREAEVPYVYGNAASLHVLEKAGVDQARSLVIALPDAMSTRLALKRALELAPDLDIVVQANHNRDIELLYQLGAKEVVQPEFEASLEMATHLLTGLGVPIAVIAREVEQIRNSHYLDLRPERSQSEIARDLQFAAQEMNSKWYGLPSDSPLVGMTIGQANIRSLTGVSLVAIRRDRGEEIDYPDAKISLEKGDRFLVVGQPEEQAAFNELAKGEVVIPESSTPCQWLQIPEDSLGVGKTLAQLDFRREYGVQVQAIRREGKFIRFPDETVELRAGDHLLLCGGSNPLNQLRQWIAPSSKMPQLAIPIIKVPVSEALQRFLPLDSQRND, from the coding sequence GTGCAAGAAGACTTTAGATTAATCGTTGACTTAGTATCAGTGCTGGTGGCGGCGGCTAGTGGTGGACTTTTAGCTGGACTGCTGAGACAACCACCATTACTCGGCTATATTATCGGCGGGATGGTGGTTGGACCTGCTGGTTTGGGGCTAATTAAAGAAGTGGTGCAAATCGAGACTCTGGCACAGTTTGGAGCAGCTTTTTTATTATTTGCTCTGGGTGTCGAGTTTTCCTTTGCAGAACTTAAAAAAGTTCAAAAAATTAGCTTGGGTGGTGGTGGTTTACAGATTGTCTTAACCATCCTGGTGACAACATTAGTTTCCTTGGGGATAGGTTGGGTAAAATCTCCAGCCCAAGGTGTGTTTTTAGGGGCAATTTTGTCTCTATCTTCAACGGCTGTGGTGCTGAAGTGCTTGATGGAGCGCAATGAAACGGCAACGCCTCATGGACAGGTGATGCTGGGGATTTTGGTGGTACAAGATTTAGCGTTGGGTTTAATGTTGGCAGTATTACCCGCGTTGGATCAACCACCTGAAGCGATTGGGATGGCTATTGGACAAGCACTATTACGCATCGGTTTATTTGCTGCGGGTGCTGTTGCAGTGGGGATTTGGTTAATTCCACGTTTATTAAGATTGCTGGCAAAAACTGAAAGTCGGGAGCTATTTTTATTAGGCGTTGTCACGCTGTGTTTGTGTATTGCTCTGCTGACTGAGCAGATGGGATTAAGTATTGAAATGGGGGCATTTGTCGCTGGTTTGATGATTTCTGAGGTGGAGTACGCTGATCAAACTTTGACGTATGTGGAACCGTTGCGAGATGTGTTTGCGGCGCTGTTTTTTGCTTCGGTAGGGATGCTAATCGATCCGGTGTTTTTATGGAACAATTGGGAGTTAATTTTAGGATTAGTATTTCTAGTATTTGTAGGCAAGTTTTTAATTATTACGCCATTAGTTAAACTGTTTAATTATCCTTTAAAAACTGCGTTAATTGTTGGGCTGGGGTTAGCTCAAATTGGGGAATTTTCGTTTGTACTTGCTAGTGAAGGGCAAGTTTTAGGCTTGGTTTCCCGTCGAGTTTATTTATTACTTGTAGGGACTACGGCGGTAACATTGATTCTTACGCCGTTTGTATTACAAGTAATTCCGCAGTTATTTAACTGGTTGGAGACAGTACCAATATTTAAGCCGTATTTCAATTCGATGGAACTTCCTTTAGAAGTTGCAATTGATATACCTGTACAGAATCATGTAGTGGTTTGTGGGTATGGTAGGATTGGTCGCAATTTAGTACGGCTGTTAAATGAGCATAATTCTCAGATTGTAGTAATTGATCAATCGGAAGCTGCGATTCAGAAACTTAGAGAGGCGGAAGTGCCTTATGTTTATGGCAATGCTGCTAGTTTGCACGTATTAGAAAAGGCGGGGGTAGATCAGGCGCGATCGCTTGTGATTGCTTTGCCAGATGCGATGAGTACTAGACTAGCTTTGAAGCGGGCATTAGAGTTAGCGCCTGATTTAGATATTGTTGTCCAGGCAAATCATAACCGAGATATTGAACTGCTTTATCAATTAGGCGCTAAGGAAGTGGTGCAACCAGAGTTTGAAGCAAGTTTAGAAATGGCTACTCATTTGTTAACAGGTTTAGGTGTGCCGATAGCAGTAATTGCCAGGGAAGTTGAACAAATTCGTAATTCTCATTATTTAGATTTGCGCCCAGAGCGATCGCAGTCTGAAATTGCGCGAGATTTGCAATTTGCGGCTCAAGAAATGAATAGCAAATGGTATGGTTTGCCTAGTGATTCGCCCCTGGTAGGCATGACTATAGGACAAGCTAATATTCGCTCGTTAACTGGCGTGAGTTTAGTAGCAATTCGGCGCGATCGCGGTGAGGAAATTGATTATCCTGATGCCAAGATTAGTTTAGAAAAAGGCGATCGCTTTTTAGTTGTTGGACAGCCGGAAGAACAAGCAGCTTTTAATGAACTTGCTAAAGGTGAAGTGGTAATTCCAGAAAGTAGTACTCCTTGTCAGTGGTTGCAAATTCCAGAGGATAGTTTAGGGGTTGGAAAAACTCTTGCCCAATTGGATTTTAGACGCGAGTATGGTGTGCAAGTACAAGCTATTCGTAGAGAAGGCAAATTTATTCGTTTTCCAGATGAAACTGTAGAATTGCGGGCTGGAGATCACTTACTATTGTGCGGTGGAAGTAATCCTTTGAACCAATTACGGCAGTGGATCGCGCCGAGTTCTAAAATGCCACAATTGGCAATTCCTATTATTAAAGTGCCAGTGAGTGAAGCTTTACAACGATTTCTGCCACTTGATAGTCAGAGAAATGATTAA
- a CDS encoding M23 family metallopeptidase, with protein sequence MPVLLLKSLIPLSFTHHWTALISSYKQPLQALSIATSLTLGIAASLLAIASPAKALQVLRVEPQNPKLGDTLSVVVQSDNQDNSTAPSVKMGNKTYPAFLIGTNEYRAFVPTSPLNQAGNWKMVATGDGEVKNFTVNVRSRSFPVQRINLPPGKAGVSATPLELNRVAAFKSLVTPQKFWNGAFIKPNAGRISSIYGVRRYYNGVFAKDYYHRGVDYAGGYGSPVVAPAAGRVVLVGSVAQGFRVHGNVVGIDHGQGVTGIFMHLSRTNVKEGDFVQPGQLIGAIGSTGASTGPHLHWGFYVNGVSVDPTLWRSSGLN encoded by the coding sequence ATGCCTGTCTTGTTACTCAAATCTTTGATACCACTTAGCTTTACTCATCACTGGACTGCCTTGATTAGCTCATACAAACAGCCTTTGCAAGCATTATCAATCGCTACAAGCCTTACTTTGGGAATCGCTGCTAGTTTACTCGCGATCGCATCCCCAGCAAAAGCTTTACAAGTTCTTCGTGTAGAACCGCAAAATCCCAAATTGGGAGATACGCTCTCAGTAGTGGTGCAATCAGATAACCAGGACAATAGCACCGCTCCTAGTGTGAAGATGGGTAACAAGACTTACCCAGCTTTTTTGATTGGTACAAATGAATACCGCGCATTTGTACCCACCAGCCCATTAAATCAAGCTGGTAACTGGAAAATGGTTGCTACTGGGGATGGAGAAGTCAAGAATTTCACAGTCAACGTGCGATCGCGTTCCTTCCCAGTCCAAAGAATAAATCTACCCCCTGGAAAAGCTGGCGTGTCAGCAACCCCATTGGAACTTAACCGTGTAGCTGCATTTAAAAGCTTAGTCACGCCTCAAAAATTCTGGAATGGGGCATTTATCAAGCCTAACGCGGGACGAATTAGCTCAATTTACGGAGTACGCCGTTACTACAATGGTGTATTCGCTAAAGACTATTACCATCGTGGAGTAGATTATGCTGGCGGCTATGGTTCACCAGTAGTTGCCCCCGCAGCAGGACGGGTGGTATTAGTAGGTAGCGTAGCACAAGGTTTCCGTGTTCATGGCAATGTTGTTGGCATCGATCACGGTCAAGGCGTTACTGGGATATTTATGCACCTCAGCCGCACTAATGTTAAAGAAGGGGATTTTGTGCAACCTGGTCAACTAATTGGTGCAATTGGTTCAACAGGCGCTTCCACAGGTCCTCATTTACATTGGGGATTTTATGTGAATGGAGTTTCTGTTGATCCAACTCTTTGGCGCTCTTCAGGATTAAACTAA
- a CDS encoding late competence development ComFB family protein, giving the protein MSIQKIVEQALHDGYLTPAMEAEVGRICDTASELSIEEYMALDRLMGSLLTGEVVAVPRKQFINVMEELVLTEAIARVAEIEATSDRILDVGDIAAYALNRLPPLYATTEEGASYQRMRAKEELQELITQQVSEAIARNLDRPEFFPERQAIGKGSGKDILTQVSGLLQVYAPDFEQTTPNS; this is encoded by the coding sequence ATGAGTATTCAAAAAATAGTTGAACAAGCATTGCATGATGGTTATTTAACACCAGCGATGGAAGCTGAAGTGGGGCGGATATGTGACACCGCCTCAGAGCTTTCTATCGAAGAATATATGGCGCTGGATCGCTTGATGGGCTCGCTGTTGACGGGTGAAGTGGTTGCTGTACCTCGCAAGCAGTTTATCAACGTCATGGAAGAATTGGTGCTAACAGAAGCAATTGCTCGTGTAGCTGAAATTGAAGCCACAAGCGATCGCATCCTCGATGTTGGCGATATTGCCGCTTATGCCCTCAATCGACTGCCTCCCCTATATGCTACGACTGAAGAAGGCGCAAGCTACCAAAGAATGCGAGCTAAAGAAGAACTTCAGGAATTAATTACCCAACAAGTCAGCGAAGCGATCGCCCGCAACCTTGACAGACCCGAATTCTTTCCAGAACGACAAGCTATCGGCAAAGGCAGTGGCAAAGATATACTCACTCAGGTTAGCGGCTTACTACAAGTCTATGCTCCTGACTTTGAGCAAACCACCCCTAATAGCTAA
- a CDS encoding L,D-transpeptidase, with the protein MKTDESFSQSFMLLCFTAAGVLLLALQPSSMMLTKPKMPVLLRGSSPGQASNIVANDSRLVVDLSDRRSYIYHGERLSASYPVAIGKEGWQTPTGNFKVLKRLKNPIWRHPLTGEVVQPGVNNPLGSRWIGFWSDGRSQIGFHGTNDEQLVGKAVSHGCLRMENQDIEKIYEQVAVGTPVIVRE; encoded by the coding sequence GTGAAAACAGATGAGTCATTTTCTCAAAGCTTTATGCTTCTGTGCTTTACCGCAGCAGGGGTATTATTGCTGGCTTTGCAACCATCTTCTATGATGCTTACCAAACCCAAAATGCCAGTTTTATTACGTGGATCGTCTCCTGGGCAGGCAAGTAATATTGTAGCCAACGATTCTCGGTTAGTTGTTGATTTAAGCGATCGCCGCAGCTATATTTATCACGGTGAACGATTGAGTGCGAGTTATCCTGTGGCTATAGGAAAAGAAGGCTGGCAAACTCCCACAGGTAATTTCAAAGTATTGAAAAGGCTAAAAAATCCTATATGGCGGCATCCACTTACAGGTGAAGTTGTGCAACCTGGGGTAAATAATCCTTTAGGATCTCGCTGGATTGGGTTTTGGTCAGATGGACGTTCACAAATTGGCTTTCATGGCACTAATGATGAGCAGTTAGTCGGTAAAGCTGTTTCTCATGGCTGTTTACGGATGGAAAATCAAGATATTGAGAAGATTTATGAACAGGTGGCAGTTGGAACACCTGTGATTGTGCGTGAATAA
- a CDS encoding sigma-70 family RNA polymerase sigma factor translates to MTQSIPVSWSTGEAISQASVQPDKLANYDLILRCQEGVRPDRVGFAELMRRYQSHVDKILYHLAPDWQDRSDLAQEVWIRVYRNLKRLNEPEKFRGWLSRIATNLFYDELRKRKRVSHPLSLDAPRLVDDGEMSWEIASDKPSPDEDLTTREFYDQLREAIADLPEVFRTTIVLREIEGMAYEEIAEITGVSLGTVKSRIARARTRLQTQLQGYLDS, encoded by the coding sequence ATGACTCAATCAATTCCCGTATCTTGGTCAACTGGTGAGGCAATTTCTCAAGCGTCGGTGCAACCTGATAAATTAGCAAATTATGACTTGATTTTGCGCTGTCAAGAGGGAGTTCGCCCTGATCGTGTTGGCTTCGCCGAATTGATGCGCCGATATCAATCTCATGTTGACAAAATTTTGTACCATTTAGCTCCCGACTGGCAAGACCGCTCAGATCTGGCTCAAGAAGTTTGGATTCGAGTTTATCGTAATCTCAAGCGTCTAAATGAACCGGAAAAGTTTCGCGGCTGGTTGAGTCGGATTGCTACTAACTTGTTTTACGATGAATTGCGGAAGCGTAAGCGAGTTTCTCATCCACTATCTTTAGACGCTCCACGTCTTGTAGATGATGGCGAAATGAGTTGGGAAATTGCTTCAGATAAGCCTAGTCCTGATGAAGATTTGACCACCCGCGAGTTTTACGATCAATTACGGGAAGCGATCGCAGATTTACCAGAAGTATTTCGCACTACAATTGTGTTGCGAGAAATTGAAGGTATGGCTTACGAAGAAATAGCTGAAATTACAGGCGTTTCTTTGGGAACTGTAAAATCAAGAATTGCTAGGGCAAGAACTAGATTACAAACTCAACTGCAAGGCTATCTGGATAGTTAA
- a CDS encoding anti-sigma factor family protein translates to MTYNNEPRDLSGKQEIRDMDNLQRERFELLSAYLDGELTAHERKQVQHWLDNDREVHQHYVKLLKLRQGIQTLPVPTVAQSATEMADQVFIRLNQYRVRRLVAWGGTAIAALFIGAVSGVLSPNHPTTQLANSSPSQAAPETLMVALNAPPVKIPKAAIAVPEKSFESPATEVNN, encoded by the coding sequence ATGACATATAATAATGAACCTCGTGATCTTTCTGGAAAACAGGAAATCAGAGATATGGATAACTTACAAAGAGAGCGTTTTGAATTATTAAGTGCTTACTTAGATGGTGAATTAACAGCACATGAACGCAAGCAAGTGCAGCATTGGCTGGATAATGATCGAGAAGTACATCAACATTATGTCAAACTGTTGAAGTTACGGCAGGGAATTCAAACTTTACCTGTACCAACAGTAGCTCAAAGTGCTACAGAGATGGCAGATCAGGTGTTCATACGTTTGAACCAATATAGAGTCAGACGGTTGGTTGCTTGGGGAGGTACTGCGATCGCAGCATTATTTATTGGTGCAGTATCCGGCGTACTTTCTCCTAATCATCCCACTACACAACTAGCTAATTCATCTCCTTCACAAGCAGCACCAGAAACTTTAATGGTGGCATTAAATGCTCCCCCTGTGAAAATTCCTAAAGCAGCAATAGCAGTTCCAGAAAAATCTTTTGAGTCACCAGCCACAGAAGTAAATAATTAA
- the leuS gene encoding leucine--tRNA ligase, producing MESRYNPASIEEKWQQNWAEHGLDQTPTDSDKPKFYALSMFPYPSGTLHMGHVRNYVITDVIARLKRMQGERVLHPMGWDAFGLPAENAAIERGIQPAKWTYQNIAQMKAQLQRLGLSLDWDREVTTCSPDYYKWTQWIFLQFLDAGLAYQKEAAVNWDPIDQTVLANEQVDNEGRSWRSGAKVERKLLRQWFLKITDYAEQLLNDLDKLTGWPERVKLMQANWIGKSVGAYIEFPIVGMNEKIGVFTTRPDTVYGVSYVVLAPEHPLTAQVTTPEQKQAVEAFITEVAKQSELERTAEDKPKRGISTGGKAINPFTGEEIPIWIADYVLYEYGTGAVMGVPAHDVRDFQFANQNELAIKVVIVPPGENTTETPELKAAYTEPGIMINSGDFDGMQSTEGKQAIVEYAEKQGIGKARIQYRLRDWLISRQRYWGAPIPVIHCPKCGTVPVPETDLPVMLPEDVEFSGRGSPLGQLESWINVSCPSCGTPAKRETDTMDTFIDSSWYFLRYPDAKNDQQAFDPAKTNDWMPVDQYVGGIEHAILHLLYSRFFVKVLRDRGLINFDEPFQRLLTQGMVQGMTYKNPATGKYIPQAQVDPANPKDPETGDPLDVFYEKMSKSKYNGIAPEDVLGKYGVDTARMFILFKAPPEKDLEWDDADVEGQSRFLNRVWRLVTDFAPAQPVLPPAWDEEVKSDDVETEKDVAASLPEWQQILQQGTQVLSDLPDYVGKFVSTYKKPLITVGLISAGAIAVYLTITLLDAVNHIPLLEPVFQLIGFGYATWFAARNLVLASTRQKLFAKLETFKPQITKNPAPETKEEAAPTPQPSPTPIEEQQTEDTSANQTATTVSECPTAAEKELRRAIHTAIKEITEDLEGDYQFNTGVSELMKLSNALNDATCKDSPVYAEGIETLIILLAPFAPHIAEELWHSIGHTDSVHYQAWLKADPDALIADEITLVIQIMGKTRGTIKVPTQADRDALEKYARESEFTQRFIEGKEIKKVIVVPGKLVNFVLGK from the coding sequence GTGGAGTCACGTTACAACCCAGCATCTATAGAGGAAAAGTGGCAACAAAACTGGGCGGAACATGGCTTAGATCAAACCCCCACAGATAGTGACAAGCCAAAATTCTATGCCCTCTCTATGTTTCCCTATCCATCGGGAACCCTGCACATGGGTCATGTCCGTAACTATGTAATTACGGATGTAATTGCCCGACTTAAACGGATGCAGGGAGAGCGCGTACTTCATCCTATGGGCTGGGATGCCTTTGGACTACCTGCTGAAAATGCTGCCATTGAGCGGGGTATTCAGCCAGCAAAATGGACTTATCAAAATATTGCCCAAATGAAGGCGCAATTACAGCGTTTAGGTCTTTCTCTTGACTGGGATAGAGAAGTTACTACTTGTTCGCCAGATTATTACAAGTGGACGCAGTGGATTTTCTTGCAGTTTTTAGATGCTGGACTGGCTTACCAAAAAGAAGCAGCCGTTAACTGGGACCCGATTGATCAAACAGTATTAGCTAATGAACAGGTAGATAACGAAGGGCGTTCCTGGCGTTCTGGTGCGAAAGTTGAGCGCAAACTACTACGCCAATGGTTCCTCAAAATTACCGACTACGCAGAACAACTGCTGAATGATTTAGATAAATTGACAGGTTGGCCTGAGCGTGTGAAATTAATGCAGGCTAACTGGATTGGTAAATCTGTTGGTGCATACATAGAATTCCCAATTGTGGGAATGAATGAAAAAATTGGTGTCTTTACTACCCGCCCCGATACAGTTTACGGCGTTAGCTACGTTGTCCTTGCTCCAGAACATCCTTTAACCGCTCAGGTTACTACACCAGAGCAAAAACAAGCAGTAGAAGCATTTATTACTGAAGTTGCTAAACAAAGTGAGCTAGAACGTACTGCTGAAGATAAGCCAAAACGTGGGATATCAACTGGCGGTAAGGCAATAAACCCTTTCACGGGCGAAGAAATTCCCATTTGGATTGCCGATTATGTGTTGTATGAGTACGGCACTGGTGCGGTGATGGGTGTACCTGCTCATGATGTGCGAGACTTCCAGTTTGCTAATCAGAATGAACTAGCTATCAAGGTGGTAATTGTACCTCCAGGGGAAAATACAACAGAAACGCCTGAGCTAAAAGCTGCTTATACAGAACCAGGAATTATGATTAATTCTGGTGACTTCGATGGTATGCAGTCTACTGAAGGCAAACAGGCAATTGTTGAATATGCTGAAAAACAAGGTATTGGTAAAGCGCGTATCCAATATCGTTTGCGAGATTGGTTAATTTCTCGTCAGCGTTACTGGGGTGCGCCTATTCCAGTGATTCACTGTCCGAAGTGTGGGACTGTGCCAGTTCCAGAGACAGATTTGCCTGTGATGTTGCCGGAAGATGTAGAATTTTCTGGTCGTGGTTCTCCTTTGGGGCAGTTAGAAAGCTGGATTAATGTATCTTGTCCTAGCTGTGGTACGCCTGCCAAGCGTGAAACTGACACGATGGATACGTTTATTGATTCATCTTGGTATTTCCTGCGCTATCCTGACGCAAAGAATGATCAGCAAGCTTTTGATCCAGCAAAAACTAATGACTGGATGCCTGTTGACCAGTATGTAGGCGGAATTGAACACGCAATTTTGCATTTACTATATTCGCGGTTTTTTGTCAAGGTTTTGCGCGATCGCGGTCTGATCAATTTTGATGAACCATTCCAACGCCTGTTAACTCAAGGCATGGTGCAAGGGATGACATATAAAAACCCTGCAACGGGTAAATACATTCCACAAGCACAGGTAGATCCAGCTAACCCCAAAGATCCCGAAACCGGAGATCCTTTGGATGTCTTCTATGAAAAGATGTCCAAGTCTAAATACAATGGCATTGCTCCAGAAGACGTGCTTGGTAAATATGGGGTAGATACGGCGCGGATGTTTATTTTATTTAAAGCGCCACCAGAAAAAGATTTGGAATGGGATGATGCGGACGTAGAAGGACAATCCCGTTTTCTCAACCGAGTTTGGAGGTTAGTAACAGATTTTGCTCCTGCACAACCTGTTTTACCTCCTGCTTGGGATGAAGAGGTAAAAAGCGATGATGTTGAAACTGAGAAAGATGTAGCAGCATCATTACCTGAGTGGCAGCAAATTTTACAGCAAGGAACTCAAGTGCTGTCTGATTTGCCTGATTATGTGGGTAAGTTTGTTAGTACATACAAAAAACCACTAATTACGGTGGGTTTGATTAGTGCGGGTGCGATCGCAGTTTATCTCACCATAACCTTGCTAGATGCGGTTAATCATATACCACTGCTAGAACCAGTGTTCCAACTAATTGGTTTTGGATATGCGACTTGGTTTGCTGCTCGTAATTTGGTATTAGCATCTACTCGCCAAAAGCTTTTCGCAAAACTGGAAACATTTAAACCCCAAATCACCAAAAATCCTGCACCTGAAACTAAAGAAGAAGCAGCGCCTACTCCTCAACCCTCGCCTACACCTATTGAGGAACAGCAAACAGAGGATACATCTGCTAACCAAACTGCAACTACTGTTTCCGAATGCCCAACAGCAGCAGAAAAAGAATTGCGGCGGGCGATTCATACAGCGATTAAGGAAATTACAGAGGATTTAGAAGGCGATTATCAGTTTAATACTGGGGTTTCAGAATTAATGAAACTCAGCAACGCATTGAATGATGCTACTTGCAAAGACTCACCAGTTTATGCAGAAGGTATTGAAACCCTGATTATTTTGCTTGCACCCTTTGCGCCTCACATTGCTGAGGAACTCTGGCATAGTATTGGTCATACTGATTCAGTACACTATCAAGCATGGCTCAAAGCTGATCCAGATGCCTTAATTGCCGATGAAATTACTTTAGTAATTCAAATCATGGGCAAAACTCGTGGCACAATTAAAGTCCCTACTCAAGCAGACCGCGATGCGTTAGAAAAATATGCTCGTGAATCTGAATTTACCCAACGTTTTATTGAGGGTAAGGAGATTAAAAAAGTGATTGTTGTACCTGGAAAGCTAGTTAACTTTGTGTTGGGCAAATAA
- a CDS encoding phycobiliprotein lyase, with amino-acid sequence MDVQEFFQLSAGKWFSQRTSHHLAFKQTESGKSDIVIENVAPNDPEVIQLCEQYEVDPKLALSAARVTWNGTMEWDEEKHSGSTVMVPIADPDKPNEGKLLRSVGYAEKAPVAGRYIMGSDDAFTLITEYETMYSEERIWFASPNLRLRTSTLKRFGGFSMATFCSEIRMGVTQPATQPTDTAASV; translated from the coding sequence ATGGATGTTCAAGAATTTTTCCAACTAAGTGCCGGAAAATGGTTTTCCCAGCGTACTAGCCACCATTTAGCTTTTAAGCAAACAGAAAGTGGCAAGTCAGATATTGTCATTGAGAACGTAGCACCAAATGACCCCGAAGTTATTCAGCTTTGTGAACAATACGAAGTTGATCCGAAATTAGCTTTGAGTGCAGCCCGTGTCACTTGGAACGGCACAATGGAATGGGACGAAGAAAAACACTCTGGTTCCACCGTCATGGTACCAATTGCCGATCCTGATAAACCAAATGAAGGCAAGCTGCTACGCTCTGTTGGCTACGCTGAAAAAGCTCCCGTTGCGGGTCGCTATATTATGGGTAGCGATGATGCTTTCACCTTAATTACCGAGTATGAAACAATGTACTCAGAAGAACGTATCTGGTTTGCCAGCCCTAACCTGAGACTACGCACCAGCACCTTAAAACGCTTTGGTGGTTTCAGTATGGCGACGTTTTGCTCAGAAATTCGCATGGGTGTAACGCAACCAGCAACGCAACCAACAGACACCGCCGCTAGTGTTTAA
- a CDS encoding HEAT repeat domain-containing protein, with amino-acid sequence MNHLTLEQLATQLESENLRDRMVALASLRDVPAVDAVPLIKKVLEDDNLQLRSMAVFALGVKATDECYPILVKLLENDPDYGIRADAAGALGYLEDIRAFEALSRAFYEDTDWLVRFSAAVALGNLKDPRAYDVLIQALDAKEVVVHQAAIAALGEIKAIDAVDHILRFAQSEDWLVRQRLAESLGHLPSPKSISALKYLAKDNHNHVSEAALHSLKNLGENPN; translated from the coding sequence ATGAACCATTTGACATTAGAGCAATTAGCTACTCAACTAGAAAGTGAAAATCTGCGCGATCGCATGGTCGCTCTTGCTTCACTGCGCGACGTTCCAGCCGTTGATGCTGTACCTTTAATTAAAAAAGTATTAGAGGACGACAACCTGCAATTACGCTCAATGGCAGTATTTGCTCTGGGAGTAAAAGCTACCGACGAATGCTATCCCATCTTAGTAAAATTGCTAGAAAACGACCCCGACTATGGCATTCGTGCCGATGCTGCGGGTGCTTTAGGTTACTTAGAAGATATTCGCGCCTTTGAAGCTTTATCCCGCGCCTTCTATGAAGATACAGATTGGTTAGTACGCTTTAGCGCGGCTGTCGCACTAGGTAACTTAAAAGATCCCCGCGCTTATGATGTGCTGATTCAAGCTTTAGATGCTAAAGAAGTAGTAGTACACCAAGCTGCGATCGCGGCATTAGGCGAAATTAAAGCCATAGATGCAGTCGATCACATCCTGCGTTTTGCTCAATCTGAAGATTGGTTAGTGCGTCAACGGTTAGCAGAATCTTTGGGTCATCTTCCCAGCCCCAAAAGTATCTCTGCCTTAAAATACCTAGCCAAAGATAACCATAATCATGTCTCTGAGGCAGCACTACACTCACTCAAAAACTTGGGAGAAAACCCTAATTAA